CATTACAATTGGTATTGAAGTTTGGATAAAAAAAATAACAGATGCTGACAATGCAACACAACGCTTCTGCATTACTGACGCGACATTTACTTATGTTTCTGTAGATAAACATAATAATCCAAAACCGTTGCCTGAAATATTTCAAAATTTCGATTGTACTAAAGACCCAATTAGTAAACTAAACTTAAGTTATAGCTGATAATTATGCAATTTACATCATTTCATGCCTTAGTAAGTACATTAATATTTCTTGTTTACTGGTTGCTTATTGTGTCAACCACCTTACGTATTGTCTTTAAAAGACGACCAACCACTTACGTAATCGCATGGATGTTAGTAATATATATATTACCTATAATTGGTGTCATTCTCTATTTTGCACTAGGTGAAGCTCATCTTGGGCAACAAAGAGCCAAACGTGCGCAAAAAATGCGCCCGACTATTACAAAATTTATTAATCGATTAAGTGCTTTTCCTGACATCTTTACCACCAAAGTCAGCCAGGTTAGCAAACCTATTTTTCAACTCTGTAAACATCAAACAGGTCTTGATGGGATCAGAGGCAACCACATTGAATTACTGAGCAATACCGATGCCATTTTTGACCAACTAATTCAAGACATAAATCAAGCCAAGTCAAATATCGAAATGGTCTTTTACATCTGGAACGAAGGTGGTAGAGCTGACGATGTTGAACAAGCGCTTATACAAGCCACACAACGAGGCGTCACCTGTCGCCTAATGATTGACTCAGCCGGTAGTCGACATTTTATTCGCTCCAAAGCCAGCCAAAGAATGCGAGACGCTGGCATAACCATCATCGAAGCATTACAAGTAAATCTATTAAGATTTATGTTTAGACGACTTGATTTACGACAACATCGAAAAGTCGCCATTATTGACAACTACATCTCATATACAGGTAGCATGAACATCGTAGATCCACGATTCTTCAAACAAAATAAACATGTTGGGGAGTGGGTTGATATCATGATCAGAATGTGTGGTCCAGTAACCACACTAATGGGTGCAATATACGCCAGTGACTGGGAGCTAGAAACAGGAAAATATTTAGCCCTACCTCAAATTACTGATTTCGCAGAGCCGCCAGAAGATAAAAAACATATTATGCAACTGATTGCTTCAGGTCCTGGTTATACTGAAAACATGATCCATCAGGTACTCTTAACCGCAATCTACTCAGCTCAAGAACAAATTATATTCACAACGCCATATTTAGTACCAAGTGATGATATTTTACATGCAGTATGTACAGCCGCTCAACGAGGTGTTGAAGTAATCATCATCGTACCTAAAAAGAATGATTCGCTAATGGTCAAATGGGCAAGTCGAGCATTCTTTTCTGAATTATTAAACGGTGGGGTTAAGCTTTATCAATTTAATGATAATTTACTCCATACCAAAAGTGTATTAATCGACAACCAACTTAGTTTAGTTGGAACCGTTAACTTAGATATGCGAAGTTTATGGCTCAATTTTGAAATCACAACGGTAATTGATGATGCACAGTTTGCAAAATCACTATCTACACTGTTAGAACAATATTTATCACAATCAGATAAAGTGGATATTGAAAAATGGAAAAAACGACCAATCTGGCAACGGATTGTTGAAAGACTATTTTATTTTTTTGCTCCATTGCTCTAAACAATCGTTGTAAAAATTAACGTTTGAGTAACCTTTGAAAAGATAGATATTAGTAACCTTTTTGCGAAACATCAGGCAAAAACAGATTATCTGCAATACGGAAAACGCTAGATTCAATTGTTCCATCTTCATTAAGCTTAATTTCACGCCAGCCTGGAGCTTCATCATTAGATAATTGAAACTCATAACAATTTGGCTTGAATTGAAAACAAGTAGATGGTGTAGAAAACGCGTGGCAATTATGCCAAACATGATCTTGTTGTTGATGAATATGCCCCCAACCAAGACCTTTTATTGAAGGAAATTTTTTAACGATTTCCTCAAGTTCATTACTATTTTTTAAAATATGCTCATCTAACCAATGACAACCCGAACTAATAGGATGGTGATGCAAAAAGACCATCACATTTTTATCAGTATGAGCTAATAACGTCTTTTCAAGAAATTGCAACTCAGATTGAGGTAACAAACCACATGCCTGACCAACAACTTGGCTATTTAAAAGCACAATCAACCAATTATCACCTAGCGATACCACTTTATTTTCAGCCAGTTGGTAATTCGAAAAAACTTCCTGCATATAACTAAAATTATCATGATTACCAGCCAACCAAACACATGGCGTATTAAACTGCTTAATCTGCTCGGCAAAGCGGGCATAGGATTTCTTCGAACCATCTTGCACAAAGTCACCTGTTGCAACGATCAAATCATACTTTCTATTACCGCGCTTAATTTCATTAATAACCGATAAAAAACTCGCATTTGACTTAATGCCTAATAAAGCACCATCCTCATCAGCAAACAGATGTGTATCAGTAATATGCAAAATATTTGCACAATGCTTATTCTTTATTTGAAGCGTTAAAAGTGACGCCAAAATCTACCTCAATAATTATATATATGAAATCATGCCAGCAATAGAATTGATATTGTGATCAACATCACAATTTTTTATTTTTAAATCATGATGTTATACTAAATTGTAAAATAAAATTTATTTTTAGGGAAGCAATAATTTCCTGAATTTAACAAAAATAGCTTATTTCCACTCATTTCTTAGTGTCGAATGATTAAGTTGTAACCATTGTAATGCAATAATTGATGCCGCATTATTAATTACGCCTTCTTCAACCCACTTATAAGCTTGCTCACGGCTGACTACATGAACCTTGATATCCTCGTTTTCTTCAGCTAAACCGTGCACACCTTTTGCGGTTGAAGCATCAACTTGACCAACCAAAACATGTAACTTCTCAGTTAAACCACCTGGTGATGCAAGATAACTAATAATTGGCTTACATTGCCCAACAACAATACCCGCCTCTTCCAAGGCCTCTCGTTTTGCTACTTCTTCAATCGACTCATTCTCATGATCCATCATCCCGGCAATCAACTCTAACATCCAAGGCGAATCTTCTGTCTCAATTGCAGCTATCCGAATTTGCTCAATAAGCACAACTTCATCACGCTTATCATCATATGCTAAAAGCACCACAGCATGGCCACGCTCCAGAATTTCGCGACTCACCACCTCACTGATTGAACCATCAAATTTACGGTATTGAAAACGGTATTCCAATAACGAAAAAAAGCCCTTATATAAAATGCGTTTAGTTAAATTAAAAACATCTTTCTTGTTATAAAGCACAGGTTTAAATTTCATATCAAATTCTCAATTTTAAGCTAAATTTTAATAAAAAGTGCGAATCACGAATAAGTATACTTTCTATATGCTAATTATCTGTTAAAATTATGCAATTGAAAATATTATTCTATTTTATTGCTTTTAAAGAGAAAATTAATGAAAAAAACTTTAACCTTTTTAATTGGCTTAGCATTAAGTCAATCTGTGTTTGCTGAAAACTTAGTACAGGTTTATGAACAAGCGAAACAAACCAACCCAGATCTACGCAGTTCATTAGCTGAAAAAGATAAAGCTTACTCAGCAATTTCAGGTTCTCGTGCAAGCTTACTTCCGCAAGTTGGCCTTAGTGCTTCTTATGGTGTATCACATGGACGTCGAGACGATAGCGGTGTTAAAACTAAAAACGGTAGCTTATACCAAGTTGGTGTATCACAAAGTATCTTTAATTTTTCTAATTGGAAAGCGTTAGATATCACCAAAAAACAAGCCACTATTGCGGATATCTCTTATCAATATCAAGGCCAAACATTAATTTTAAACACCTCAGTAGCCTACTTTAACGTATTAAAAGCTCTTGATGCATTAAGCTTCATCGATGCACAGAAAAAAGCAATTGGTCGTCAATTAGAACAAACTCGCCAACAACATCAAGTTGGTCTAGTTGCTATTACCGACGTACAAAATGCTCAAGCAAATTACGACTTAACTGTTGCACAACAAGTTAATGCATTAAATGATCTAAATAATGCGCTTGAAGCATTACGCCAAGTAAGTGGACGCTTCTATTCTCAACTTGCCAGCGTTGATACCAAAACCTTTAGAACTGAGCAACCAACTCAAATCAACACATTGTTAAAACAATCTGAAACCACTAATCTCAATTTATTAACAATGAAGTTAAACCAAGAGATTGCTCGTGACCAAATCAAAATGGCTCAATCCGGTTTTATGCCTACTGCTAGCTTAGAAGCATCAACCAACCTAAATAAAAGCGAGAGTTATGGTAATACCAATTACAAGCGTCAAAAAAAATATGCAGGTGATAACAAAATTGGGGTTAGCGTAAGCTTACCACTATTCTCTGGTGGCGCAACAGTATCACAAGTACAACAAGCACAACACAGCTTCGTAAGCTCAAGTGAAAAACTTGAAAGTACTAATCGTAGTGTGATTAACCAAATCCGCTCATCCTACAACAACATCTCATCATCGATCAGTGCGATTAAAGCTTATCAACAAGCGGTTGTTTCAGCACAAAGCTCATT
This Gilliamella sp. ESL0443 DNA region includes the following protein-coding sequences:
- the cls gene encoding cardiolipin synthase codes for the protein MQFTSFHALVSTLIFLVYWLLIVSTTLRIVFKRRPTTYVIAWMLVIYILPIIGVILYFALGEAHLGQQRAKRAQKMRPTITKFINRLSAFPDIFTTKVSQVSKPIFQLCKHQTGLDGIRGNHIELLSNTDAIFDQLIQDINQAKSNIEMVFYIWNEGGRADDVEQALIQATQRGVTCRLMIDSAGSRHFIRSKASQRMRDAGITIIEALQVNLLRFMFRRLDLRQHRKVAIIDNYISYTGSMNIVDPRFFKQNKHVGEWVDIMIRMCGPVTTLMGAIYASDWELETGKYLALPQITDFAEPPEDKKHIMQLIASGPGYTENMIHQVLLTAIYSAQEQIIFTTPYLVPSDDILHAVCTAAQRGVEVIIIVPKKNDSLMVKWASRAFFSELLNGGVKLYQFNDNLLHTKSVLIDNQLSLVGTVNLDMRSLWLNFEITTVIDDAQFAKSLSTLLEQYLSQSDKVDIEKWKKRPIWQRIVERLFYFFAPLL
- the cpdA gene encoding 3',5'-cyclic-AMP phosphodiesterase, translated to MASLLTLQIKNKHCANILHITDTHLFADEDGALLGIKSNASFLSVINEIKRGNRKYDLIVATGDFVQDGSKKSYARFAEQIKQFNTPCVWLAGNHDNFSYMQEVFSNYQLAENKVVSLGDNWLIVLLNSQVVGQACGLLPQSELQFLEKTLLAHTDKNVMVFLHHHPISSGCHWLDEHILKNSNELEEIVKKFPSIKGLGWGHIHQQQDHVWHNCHAFSTPSTCFQFKPNCYEFQLSNDEAPGWREIKLNEDGTIESSVFRIADNLFLPDVSQKGY
- the nudF gene encoding ADP-ribose diphosphatase translates to MKFKPVLYNKKDVFNLTKRILYKGFFSLLEYRFQYRKFDGSISEVVSREILERGHAVVLLAYDDKRDEVVLIEQIRIAAIETEDSPWMLELIAGMMDHENESIEEVAKREALEEAGIVVGQCKPIISYLASPGGLTEKLHVLVGQVDASTAKGVHGLAEENEDIKVHVVSREQAYKWVEEGVINNAASIIALQWLQLNHSTLRNEWK
- the tolC gene encoding outer membrane channel protein TolC, with the translated sequence MKKTLTFLIGLALSQSVFAENLVQVYEQAKQTNPDLRSSLAEKDKAYSAISGSRASLLPQVGLSASYGVSHGRRDDSGVKTKNGSLYQVGVSQSIFNFSNWKALDITKKQATIADISYQYQGQTLILNTSVAYFNVLKALDALSFIDAQKKAIGRQLEQTRQQHQVGLVAITDVQNAQANYDLTVAQQVNALNDLNNALEALRQVSGRFYSQLASVDTKTFRTEQPTQINTLLKQSETTNLNLLTMKLNQEIARDQIKMAQSGFMPTASLEASTNLNKSESYGNTNYKRQKKYAGDNKIGVSVSLPLFSGGATVSQVQQAQHSFVSSSEKLESTNRSVINQIRSSYNNISSSISAIKAYQQAVVSAQSSLEATSSGYQVGTRTIVDVLNATTQLYSSKRNLSDAKYNYLTSLLQLKYAVGTLTASDLDYLNNMLGKEVSTLATIK